Proteins from a genomic interval of Nostoc sp. KVJ3:
- a CDS encoding HAMP domain-containing histidine kinase, producing the protein MFEKNRRRLLLSYLIVLSLILGGFAIAVRIVFTHSLYKQQTQKLAALAQVAAANAEFDNGQIKIENDLPQDKLFENHQELKWFDTKGNLIEKQGQNILSLPAHVKEGEQINLVGKNRIQSVTLPIISSDDKQFIGYVRASQSLEEFDETLNKLDLGLGGGIVVALIISGAGGVWLTRQAMQPIEESFERLKQFTADASHELRSPLMAITSNAGVALKYPEGMRETDAEKFQAISSATNQMTRLTEDLLFLARYDNIPNHIKETVNLSSILNNLMQLYQPQAVAKQIHLKNQLTEKLYLLGDPNQITRLFSNLIQNAIHYTPSKGTIEIIANRSVSHLVVNVQDTGVGIAPGDLENIFERFWRADKSRSYNSGGSGLGLAIAQAIAENHGGLITATSQLGIGSCFTVRLAVGSLN; encoded by the coding sequence ATGTTTGAAAAAAATCGCCGTCGTTTACTGTTGTCTTATTTAATCGTATTATCATTAATCTTAGGTGGATTTGCAATTGCCGTTCGGATTGTCTTTACCCATAGCCTCTATAAACAACAAACACAAAAACTTGCTGCATTAGCACAAGTTGCTGCTGCTAATGCCGAGTTTGATAACGGTCAAATTAAAATTGAAAATGACTTACCTCAAGATAAATTATTTGAAAATCATCAAGAGTTAAAATGGTTTGATACTAAAGGTAATCTCATCGAAAAACAGGGACAAAATATTTTAAGTTTACCTGCTCATGTAAAAGAAGGAGAACAAATTAATCTAGTTGGTAAAAATCGCATTCAGTCTGTTACTTTACCAATTATTAGTAGTGATGATAAACAATTCATTGGATATGTAAGAGCTAGTCAATCTCTAGAAGAATTCGATGAAACTTTAAATAAATTAGATTTGGGGTTAGGCGGTGGAATTGTTGTAGCTTTGATTATTAGTGGTGCTGGTGGAGTTTGGCTAACTCGTCAAGCGATGCAACCAATTGAAGAAAGCTTTGAACGGTTAAAACAGTTTACTGCTGACGCTTCCCATGAACTCCGCAGTCCTTTAATGGCAATTACAAGTAATGCAGGGGTAGCGCTAAAGTATCCAGAAGGAATGCGGGAAACTGACGCAGAAAAATTTCAGGCTATTTCTAGTGCTACTAACCAAATGACTCGACTTACAGAAGACTTACTATTTTTAGCTCGTTATGATAATATTCCTAACCATATTAAAGAAACTGTTAATCTTAGTTCAATTTTAAATAACTTAATGCAACTGTATCAGCCGCAAGCAGTGGCTAAACAAATTCATCTGAAAAATCAATTGACTGAAAAGCTTTATCTATTAGGCGATCCGAATCAGATAACACGATTATTTAGTAACTTAATTCAAAACGCTATACATTACACACCATCAAAAGGAACAATAGAAATCATAGCTAATCGTAGTGTTTCCCATCTAGTAGTTAATGTACAAGACACGGGTGTAGGAATTGCACCAGGAGATTTAGAAAATATTTTTGAGCGTTTTTGGCGAGCAGATAAATCACGTTCTTATAATTCTGGTGGCTCTGGTTTGGGATTGGCTATTGCCCAAGCTATTGCTGAGAATCACGGTGGATTAATTACTGCCACAAGTCAATTGGGAATTGGTAGTTGTTTTACTGTACGTTTAGCAGTAGGTTCACTTAATTAA
- a CDS encoding IS630 family transposase — MATEQGTERVQKLRYEFRRWLDTIDIKNLVFIDETGINLAMTRHYGRGEGGIRVYDDRPGNKGKNITLIGAMTDEGLIATMTFCGSLNSDSFLVFIEQILLPQLWIGAIVVMDNLPVHYAKTAKSLIESVGAKVKFLPPYSPDLSPIELCWSKLKQII; from the coding sequence ATAGCGACTGAGCAAGGTACAGAAAGAGTACAAAAATTACGCTATGAATTTCGGCGTTGGCTAGACACTATAGATATCAAAAACCTCGTATTTATTGATGAGACAGGTATAAATCTGGCTATGACACGACACTATGGTAGAGGTGAAGGTGGAATTAGAGTTTATGATGATCGCCCAGGAAATAAAGGCAAAAACATCACTTTAATTGGAGCTATGACCGATGAAGGCTTAATTGCCACTATGACTTTCTGCGGTAGTTTGAACAGTGATAGTTTTTTAGTTTTTATTGAGCAAATATTACTACCACAGTTGTGGATTGGAGCTATTGTAGTCATGGATAATTTACCTGTACATTATGCTAAAACTGCAAAATCTTTAATAGAATCTGTTGGAGCTAAGGTTAAGTTTTTGCCTCCATACTCCCCTGATTTATCACCAATCGAGTTATGTTGGTCAAAATTAAAACAAATTATATGA
- a CDS encoding IS4 family transposase, with product MTLRVQILKDKFHQSLGLPFKELLPESAIKQVISELKIKYKKRLFDPFITLWAFLSQVLDTDKTCHNAVSKIIAYLAESEVEIPSTDTSAYCQARARLPEKLLEKLFNDSAQSLEEKVTTEKLWFGRNVKVIDGSTVSMPDTVENQKEYPQPSSQEDGCGFPIAKIGVIFSLVTGAAVALCIDVLNTHDIKLARKMYSFLKPNDVLLGDRAFCAYADMFTIEKLGCDAVFRKHQSRTTTMRKGKIIGDCDKLVTWYKPKSCPKGLSKDEFDALPPSITVREIYYYIVIPGFRTQQVSLITTLLNKSSYSTLEIVGLYGKRWDVELDLRHLKTTLGMDVLRCKSPSMVRKEIYVYLLAYNLLRSLMWSAGTSYTTPPLRLSLQGTRHHLNNFIPELLAATSTKRLKIYRTLLKVIAHKAVPDRPARNEPRVRKRRPKAYPLMTKPRHELRSSVANCLNRKGFGFS from the coding sequence GTGACACTACGAGTGCAAATTCTCAAGGATAAATTTCATCAAAGTCTAGGATTACCTTTTAAAGAATTATTGCCGGAATCTGCAATTAAGCAAGTAATCTCTGAGCTAAAAATTAAATATAAAAAACGGTTATTTGACCCATTTATAACCTTGTGGGCATTTTTATCTCAAGTTTTAGATACTGATAAAACTTGCCACAATGCTGTAAGTAAAATAATTGCATATTTGGCAGAATCAGAAGTAGAAATTCCGTCAACAGATACAAGTGCATACTGCCAGGCACGGGCAAGATTGCCAGAGAAATTATTGGAGAAACTTTTCAATGATTCGGCACAAAGCTTAGAAGAGAAAGTAACAACAGAAAAATTATGGTTTGGTCGAAATGTGAAAGTAATAGATGGCTCAACCGTATCTATGCCAGACACAGTAGAGAACCAAAAAGAATACCCTCAACCTAGTAGTCAAGAAGATGGATGTGGTTTTCCAATTGCTAAAATTGGTGTGATATTCAGTTTGGTGACGGGAGCGGCTGTTGCTTTATGTATAGACGTTCTGAACACTCATGATATTAAGTTGGCTAGAAAAATGTACAGCTTTCTCAAACCAAATGATGTGCTTTTAGGAGATAGAGCTTTTTGCGCTTACGCCGATATGTTTACTATCGAAAAGCTTGGTTGTGATGCCGTATTCCGTAAACATCAATCTCGCACAACCACTATGCGAAAAGGTAAAATTATTGGCGATTGCGACAAATTAGTTACCTGGTACAAACCTAAAAGTTGTCCAAAAGGATTGAGTAAGGATGAGTTTGATGCTTTGCCTCCTTCCATTACTGTGCGAGAAATTTACTATTACATTGTTATTCCTGGTTTTCGCACTCAACAAGTCAGCTTAATTACTACTCTTTTAAATAAATCTTCTTATTCTACTCTCGAAATTGTTGGACTTTATGGTAAACGTTGGGATGTTGAATTGGATTTGAGGCATCTTAAAACTACTCTAGGAATGGATGTTTTGCGGTGTAAAAGTCCCTCAATGGTACGCAAAGAAATTTACGTTTATTTGCTTGCTTACAATCTACTTCGTAGCTTAATGTGGTCGGCTGGAACTAGTTACACCACTCCTCCGTTACGCCTATCACTCCAAGGTACTCGCCATCATTTAAATAACTTTATTCCCGAATTATTAGCCGCAACTTCAACAAAACGTCTTAAAATTTATCGTACTTTACTAAAAGTTATCGCTCACAAGGCTGTTCCTGACCGTCCTGCTAGAAACGAACCACGAGTCCGTAAACGCCGCCCGAAAGCTTATCCTTTAATGACCAAACCCCGGCATGAATTACGCTCTTCAGTTGCAAACTGCTTAAACCGCAAGGGTTTCGGCTTTTCTTAG
- a CDS encoding DUF305 domain-containing protein, which translates to MQLSTLKNSFLSLSLVAIASVPSGLLTACSTPNSQNQASNPTTTAADTSDKQPMNHDGSMMNDGGGMMNHNMAMDLGSADANYDLRFIDAMIPHHQGAVEMANVAQEKSKRPEIKKLASEIIKAQDKEIAELKQWRKAWYPSASSTPVAYDAKTGKTVPMPHQQMQGMMMNMDLGAADSEFDLRFINAMIPHHESAITMAQDASSKSKRPEIKKLAQSIIDSQQAEINQMKQWRKTWYNQ; encoded by the coding sequence ATGCAACTTTCTACTCTGAAAAACAGCTTTTTGTCATTGAGCTTAGTAGCGATCGCCTCTGTTCCTAGCGGTCTGTTAACAGCCTGTTCTACACCAAATTCCCAAAACCAAGCATCAAACCCTACTACCACCGCTGCTGATACTAGCGACAAGCAACCGATGAATCACGACGGTAGCATGATGAATGATGGTGGTGGCATGATGAACCATAACATGGCAATGGATTTAGGTTCAGCCGACGCTAATTATGATTTGCGCTTTATTGATGCGATGATTCCGCACCATCAAGGAGCAGTGGAGATGGCGAATGTTGCACAGGAGAAATCAAAACGTCCTGAAATCAAAAAGCTGGCTTCAGAAATTATCAAAGCTCAAGACAAAGAAATTGCCGAGCTAAAACAGTGGCGTAAAGCATGGTATCCCTCTGCAAGCAGTACCCCGGTAGCTTATGATGCGAAAACAGGTAAAACAGTCCCAATGCCTCACCAGCAGATGCAAGGCATGATGATGAATATGGACTTAGGAGCGGCTGATAGTGAGTTTGACTTGCGGTTCATAAATGCAATGATTCCCCATCATGAAAGTGCAATTACAATGGCTCAAGATGCATCGAGTAAGTCTAAGCGTCCTGAAATCAAGAAATTAGCTCAAAGTATCATTGATTCACAGCAAGCAGAAATTAACCAAATGAAACAGTGGCGAAAAACTTGGTATAACCAGTGA
- a CDS encoding MFS transporter, protein MATKTFQTIPRNVWVLGFVSLLTDISSEMIHSVLPLFLVSVLGANLLTVGWIEGIAESTASVLKVFSGALSDYLGQRKRLAVAGYGLSTLVKPLFALATSPAWVLMARFGDRVGKGIRVAPRDAIVADVTDSANRGAAYGLRQSLDTIGAFTGPLVAFMLMSFSGQNFRLVFWLAVLPGILAVALLATGVRETGNRNSQRQNNPLQWSALQSLGKSYWVLVAVALLFNLGNSSDAFLLLQAQQAGVSASLVPLTLVVMNIAYSLSAYPVGLLSDRIGRLGLLVGGFSVYVLAYLGFAFVDAPWQVWGLFALYGLHQGMSQGILLALVADRVPSDLRGTAFGLINLATGVALLPASLLGGILWQTISPKATFIAGSIFALSAIALLLVFEGRRRKSVGRE, encoded by the coding sequence GTGGCAACAAAAACTTTTCAAACCATCCCCCGCAATGTTTGGGTTTTAGGATTTGTCAGCTTGTTAACTGATATTAGTTCCGAAATGATTCATTCGGTGTTGCCGTTATTTCTAGTTTCGGTATTAGGGGCAAATTTGCTGACAGTTGGGTGGATTGAAGGAATTGCCGAATCAACTGCTTCCGTGTTAAAAGTCTTTTCAGGAGCCTTAAGCGATTATTTAGGACAGCGTAAGCGATTGGCTGTCGCTGGTTACGGGCTATCTACCTTAGTTAAACCCCTGTTCGCATTGGCAACAAGTCCTGCATGGGTATTGATGGCTCGTTTTGGCGATCGCGTTGGCAAGGGAATTCGTGTAGCTCCCCGCGATGCAATAGTGGCAGATGTTACCGATAGCGCTAATCGTGGAGCCGCCTACGGTTTGCGCCAGTCTCTGGACACCATCGGCGCATTCACTGGGCCACTAGTTGCATTTATGTTGATGTCTTTTTCAGGACAGAACTTTCGCCTAGTTTTCTGGTTAGCGGTGCTTCCCGGTATCTTAGCAGTAGCTCTTTTAGCAACTGGCGTGCGGGAAACCGGCAATAGAAACAGTCAAAGACAGAATAATCCTCTACAGTGGTCTGCTTTGCAAAGTTTGGGTAAAAGCTACTGGGTGCTAGTTGCGGTTGCACTACTATTTAATCTCGGTAACTCTAGCGATGCTTTTTTATTGCTGCAAGCGCAGCAAGCTGGAGTATCCGCCTCACTAGTACCACTTACCCTGGTTGTAATGAATATAGCTTATTCTCTCAGTGCCTACCCAGTAGGATTGCTATCTGACCGCATTGGTAGATTGGGGCTACTAGTGGGTGGATTTTCTGTGTATGTTTTGGCATATTTAGGTTTTGCATTTGTTGATGCTCCTTGGCAGGTGTGGGGACTGTTTGCGCTGTATGGACTGCATCAGGGGATGAGTCAAGGCATATTGTTAGCACTGGTAGCAGATAGAGTTCCGTCTGATCTCCGGGGTACTGCTTTTGGGTTAATTAATTTGGCTACTGGTGTAGCGCTTTTACCAGCTAGTTTGTTGGGAGGTATTTTGTGGCAAACAATCAGTCCCAAAGCAACTTTCATCGCTGGAAGTATTTTCGCTTTGAGTGCGATCGCATTACTGCTGGTATTTGAAGGCAGAAGACGGAAATCAGTGGGTAGAGAGTAA
- a CDS encoding response regulator transcription factor, with translation MRILIIEDDDRIAKPLAEDLKHQHHAVDVASDGIEGWEYAEAGNYDLILLDLMLPRLDGITLCKRLRAANCNAFILMLTARDTTPDKITGLDAGADDYLVKPFELEELAARIRALSRRSPETHQLILIHGDLQLDPNNCHVTYASKPLSLTHKEYMILECFLKNPTQVLTRSAILDKLWEFDKLSGEETVKTHMTNLRKKLRAVGSSEDFIETVYGFGYRLCPKISAKLADV, from the coding sequence ATGAGAATTTTAATAATTGAAGATGACGATCGCATTGCTAAACCCTTAGCCGAAGATTTAAAACACCAGCATCATGCTGTTGATGTTGCTAGTGATGGGATTGAAGGTTGGGAATATGCCGAAGCAGGTAATTATGATTTAATCTTATTAGATTTAATGTTGCCGCGCTTAGATGGAATTACTCTTTGTAAACGGTTACGTGCTGCTAATTGTAATGCTTTTATTTTGATGTTGACTGCACGAGATACAACACCAGATAAAATAACTGGACTCGATGCTGGTGCAGATGATTATTTAGTTAAACCATTTGAACTAGAAGAATTAGCAGCACGAATTAGAGCTTTATCTCGGAGAAGCCCAGAAACTCACCAATTAATTTTAATTCACGGCGATTTACAATTAGACCCTAATAATTGTCATGTGACCTATGCAAGCAAGCCTTTATCATTAACACATAAAGAATACATGATATTAGAATGCTTTTTGAAAAATCCTACTCAAGTTTTAACTCGCTCGGCAATTTTAGATAAATTGTGGGAGTTTGATAAATTATCAGGGGAAGAAACCGTTAAAACTCATATGACAAATTTAAGAAAGAAACTCAGAGCGGTAGGAAGTTCAGAGGATTTTATCGAAACTGTTTACGGTTTTGGTTATCGCCTGTGTCCTAAAATAAGTGCAAAATTAGCTGATGTTTGA
- a CDS encoding efflux RND transporter periplasmic adaptor subunit — MSNSLRSQTPTTIRYVSGTFLSLLLLASPTIVLAHGGHGNEFQGGSEATSTNNSIQVDADTAKRLGIKVEPVQRQRLAIGIKTTGQIETLPSQKVEVTTPITGAKVVELLVEPGASVNIGQPIAVVTSPDLVTLRVESQDKLAQGQADLQQSQADLRLAQQNYQRYQQIADSEIAQAQSQVDFAQEKYNKDKQLAIEGALPRRNALESQTQLAQAKAELTKANSRRDVIGAENQLKRAQASVQLAKSNINRSNTSYQTRLAQLGNLPNSKGLVTVTAPISGKIADREVTIGQTFNDAGGKLMTIVNDSRLFATANIYEKDLSKVKTGQRIRLKVASMPDRIFSGRISRIGTAVEGETRIVPVQAEVNNSLRQLKPGMFAELEVLTDQTSSAISAIPTSAVVDANGKKVVYVQNGNAYQTVEVTLGQTSGDMVEVKSGLFEGDMIVTQRAPQLYAQSLRGGTKPTGETKEAPAQATEVKTPSFPVPLWLLGAGGGVAIAAVGFMAGRRSKPQLVPVGAELAYDVPEDSINGSTNSDDNHRAPHEEPKVIIISKNTQQ, encoded by the coding sequence ATGTCTAACTCCCTGCGTTCCCAAACACCTACAACTATTCGTTATGTTTCTGGCACATTCCTGAGCCTGCTGTTATTAGCAAGTCCCACAATTGTTCTGGCTCATGGCGGACATGGCAATGAATTTCAAGGAGGAAGTGAAGCCACTTCAACTAATAATTCTATTCAGGTTGATGCCGACACAGCCAAACGGTTAGGGATTAAAGTCGAGCCTGTCCAGCGTCAGCGGTTAGCCATTGGCATTAAAACTACTGGACAAATTGAAACTCTTCCCAGCCAAAAAGTGGAAGTGACTACCCCAATTACTGGGGCGAAAGTAGTTGAATTGTTGGTGGAACCAGGTGCATCAGTAAATATTGGTCAACCTATTGCTGTTGTAACCAGCCCAGATCTAGTGACATTACGCGTGGAATCTCAGGACAAATTAGCACAAGGTCAAGCTGATTTACAACAGTCCCAAGCAGATTTAAGACTGGCTCAACAAAATTACCAAAGATATCAACAAATAGCCGACTCTGAAATTGCCCAAGCACAGAGTCAAGTTGACTTTGCTCAAGAAAAGTACAACAAAGACAAACAGTTAGCCATTGAAGGTGCTTTACCCCGACGCAATGCTTTAGAATCCCAGACCCAGCTAGCGCAGGCAAAAGCCGAACTTACCAAAGCTAACAGCCGTCGGGACGTTATCGGAGCAGAAAATCAACTCAAACGCGCCCAAGCATCAGTTCAACTAGCAAAGTCAAATATTAATCGCAGTAATACTAGTTATCAAACTCGACTTGCTCAACTAGGAAATCTCCCTAATTCCAAGGGACTAGTGACCGTAACCGCTCCCATCTCCGGTAAGATTGCTGATAGAGAAGTTACTATTGGTCAAACTTTTAATGATGCGGGTGGCAAATTGATGACGATTGTCAATGATAGTCGGCTTTTTGCCACAGCTAACATTTATGAAAAAGATTTAAGCAAGGTAAAAACTGGTCAGAGAATAAGATTAAAAGTTGCTAGTATGCCCGATCGCATCTTTTCTGGACGAATTTCCCGAATTGGTACGGCGGTAGAAGGAGAAACAAGAATTGTACCAGTACAAGCAGAGGTGAATAACTCTCTTCGGCAACTCAAACCAGGAATGTTCGCTGAGCTAGAAGTCTTAACAGACCAAACGTCCTCTGCTATTTCAGCTATTCCTACCTCAGCAGTGGTTGACGCGAATGGTAAGAAAGTTGTTTACGTGCAAAATGGTAATGCTTACCAAACAGTTGAAGTCACATTAGGTCAGACTTCTGGAGATATGGTTGAGGTTAAGAGTGGCTTATTTGAGGGCGATATGATTGTCACTCAACGCGCACCACAACTTTATGCACAATCATTGCGGGGTGGTACTAAGCCAACAGGTGAGACAAAAGAAGCTCCTGCACAAGCGACTGAAGTTAAAACGCCCAGCTTCCCAGTACCTTTGTGGTTGCTAGGAGCAGGTGGAGGAGTTGCAATAGCTGCTGTCGGTTTTATGGCAGGCCGTCGCAGCAAACCTCAACTAGTTCCAGTCGGGGCAGAACTTGCCTATGATGTACCAGAAGATTCTATTAATGGTTCTACAAACTCAGATGATAACCACCGCGCGCCTCATGAAGAACCAAAAGTCATAATCATCAGTAAGAATACTCAACAATAA
- a CDS encoding MFS transporter, with protein MNTWTFFRSLRNPVFARLYTAQTTSLLGDALTWVGLALLAFELAGKNAAVVLSVALTLRVTAFVLLSPLAGAIADRLDRKKIMVVTHVFRMLIVGMLPFVTQIWQVYVLIFALNVFNAFFTPTYQATIPLVTGENDYAGAIALSSATFQLLGVLGPGIAGSVAAFIGARQVFFLDAISFAIAAVLIFTLPGQLIVAQNQQPSRTTRRTWGDIKDGTTRLLTDAPIRYALAMQLVASIAGAQILVNTVGYVQGTLKLGEVQYGWVMAAFGIGATLCAVIFGTFNRSLPRTTFVLIGATLITLVLLPANYANLAPLMLLWLVAGAGQSLVNLPTQTLIADRIPAGVQGRVYGAHFAWSHLWWAISYPLAGWLGSNFPEREFLYGSLVGLMLLVVVQITLSPQLHEYEHLHYPSVHEHKHIHDEHHQHNHDEGMAIGESHNHLHEHTTIIYHTHPHTRDIHHRHSH; from the coding sequence ATGAATACCTGGACATTTTTCCGCAGCTTGAGAAATCCGGTATTTGCAAGGCTGTACACTGCTCAGACCACTAGTTTATTGGGGGATGCACTTACTTGGGTGGGTTTAGCCCTTCTGGCCTTTGAGTTAGCTGGAAAAAATGCTGCGGTTGTACTTTCAGTCGCTTTGACTCTGCGTGTCACTGCTTTTGTGTTACTGTCTCCCCTTGCAGGTGCGATCGCAGACCGCCTTGATCGTAAGAAAATCATGGTTGTTACCCATGTATTCAGAATGCTAATTGTGGGTATGTTGCCTTTTGTGACGCAGATTTGGCAAGTTTACGTATTAATATTTGCACTTAACGTCTTTAATGCTTTCTTCACCCCAACTTACCAAGCCACAATTCCATTAGTCACAGGTGAGAATGACTATGCAGGGGCGATCGCTCTTTCATCTGCTACTTTTCAATTACTTGGTGTACTTGGCCCCGGTATCGCTGGAAGTGTCGCCGCCTTCATTGGTGCGAGACAAGTTTTCTTTTTGGATGCTATTAGCTTTGCGATCGCGGCAGTCTTAATCTTCACCCTACCAGGTCAGCTCATCGTTGCACAAAATCAACAGCCTTCCAGGACAACACGCCGAACATGGGGAGACATTAAAGACGGTACAACTCGCCTGCTTACAGATGCACCTATTCGTTACGCGCTAGCGATGCAGTTAGTCGCATCAATTGCCGGAGCGCAAATCTTAGTAAATACTGTTGGCTATGTCCAAGGTACACTCAAATTGGGCGAAGTGCAGTATGGCTGGGTGATGGCGGCTTTTGGGATTGGTGCAACTCTCTGTGCAGTTATTTTTGGTACGTTCAATAGAAGTTTGCCACGTACAACGTTTGTTTTGATTGGTGCAACTTTGATTACCTTGGTTTTGTTGCCTGCCAACTACGCAAATTTAGCACCACTGATGCTGTTATGGTTGGTGGCGGGTGCAGGGCAAAGTTTAGTGAACTTACCCACCCAGACATTAATTGCAGACCGCATCCCAGCTGGTGTGCAAGGGCGAGTTTATGGCGCACACTTTGCCTGGAGTCATCTTTGGTGGGCAATCTCATACCCTCTTGCGGGTTGGTTAGGAAGTAACTTTCCTGAACGCGAGTTCCTTTACGGTAGCTTAGTGGGCTTGATGCTGCTAGTGGTAGTGCAAATTACCCTCTCACCTCAACTGCATGAATACGAACATCTCCACTATCCTAGTGTGCATGAACATAAACACATCCACGATGAACACCATCAGCATAACCACGATGAGGGGATGGCTATAGGCGAATCTCACAACCATCTTCACGAGCACACGACGATTATCTATCACACTCACCCTCACACTAGGGACATTCACCATCGCCATAGTCACTAA